In Candidatus Delongbacteria bacterium, the genomic stretch GAGCCGGTTCAACTGCTGTATTTTCAGCAGTTGAATGGTAAAGTTACGATAATATTCTTAAGTCCCCTTTTAGGGGATTTAGGGGTTTCTTTAGTTTTGATTGAACTTTTACAAAAGTTCAGCCTTTTTTAGTTACCTTTTTTGGTAAAAAAGGTAATTCCATTTCCAGCGATGAAATCGCTGGAATCCAGTCTTTAATTATGCCTTAGATAAATTTAAATTTATCAAATTTTCTATTTCTTGGTTCATATTAGCCAAATTAATTTTGAACTTTTCAAAATCACTAATAATTGATTCTTTAGTCGATTCAAATCTGTCTTTCAAATTCGAAAAAAGATCGGTATAATAGGTTAAACCTTCATTCATATTGCTAGCAAAGTTCTTTAGATATTTAGCACTTCTTTCATTGATGTTTTTCTTAGAGTCTTCAATTTTGGTTTTAAGAAAATCTAAATATAAGCCGAACTCTTTCACAAAAATGTTTGGCCTGTCATCTCTTTCAATCACATTTGTTCTTCCATAAATGTGATCAACCATTTCTTCTAAATCCATTTTTTTTGAAAAATATGCAATATTAGGTCCAGGGCAAACTGATACCCCGTTTCCTTCTACCTTAGTATCTAAATTATTAACTAATAATGCAGTCGTTCCAAGACCTACACAAATACACGATTTTTCTGTTATTTTATTGAATTGTTCGGTGTACTCTAAGTCAGTTAGATTTAGAGATTCTAACTCATCAATTTTCTGTTTTTGATACAATCTGGAAGCAGTACATAATGCTCTATCTCCAAATTCTTTGTTAAATGCAACATATTCTTTTGGACAACTACTACCAGGTCTGTTTTTTTCAATATTCTCAAATTTTTCTGCGTCTTTAGTATTTCCTCTAATGTTGTTGAACAATACACCGAGTGGAGAAATATTGCTTAAGTACAGATCTTGTTCTCTCGAGTTTGCAAGTAGGGACAATGTATGATTGTCAATATTACATACTTCAGGAACTAGAAGAAAAGGAGATCCCCATCCAATCGAATCTAAGTTATAATAGTCTAAAAGAAATTGGTGTTCTTCATTAGTTCCAACTCCGCCTTGAGCAGTAACTTTTATAGTCAAAGAATTTTCAGGAATTACTTTATTTTTCTCTGAAAGAGCAAGAATTATTGTTTTGTTTAAAACAGATTCCAATTCAGATCTTTTACTTTTAAATTCGTCTAGAATTGGTCCCATTAAGTATCCTTCAGTTGCAAAGGCATGACCTCCGCAATTTAAACCAGATTCTATTCTAAATTCAGAAACCCAAAGACCTTTTTTTGCCAAAAATCTTCCTTGTATCATAGCAGAACGAAAATCACTTACTTTTAAAATGATTTTTTTCTTAAAGTATCCATTTTCATCTGGAAAAAAATCTTCAAAGTTTTCAATGTAGTTGTATAAACCCTGATTCATTCCAGCAGAAAGTACAATTGAAGAGTTCAAGTCGCTTGTGGCAAAACCTCTTAATGCTGCGTAAGAATCATTAAACTCAGCAGGTAATTTTACATTGTCTTTGAAATTTTCTCTATCGACTTTAGTCATGATATTGACATCTATACTACCTATATGAAGATTATCTTTAAGCCAATTTTTTAGATCGGAGAATTTTAAATACTTTTCACTTAAAGTTTCAAACTCTTTTTTTATCTTGGAGCTATCAGGTAAAAGGTTAAAATATTTTTTTAACTCCTGGCTTTTGTTTGATGCGGAAGTTTTTAACTCTTCAAATTTCTTTCTGACTAATGAGTTTATCAGGTTAAGATAAGACCTTACTCTGTTAGATCTATAATCATCCGAATTGTCAGATATCTCTGTATATTCGATAGCGTTTGCTTCGCAGTGATATTTTCTTAACTTTTCCAAAAGAATATCATCAACCAAAGATATGGTAGAGTTTATACCATACTTAGCGACTTTTAACGGAGTATCGGCTGTGTAACCAATTCCCATAACAGGTATATGAAATGTGTGTTCTTTACTCATTAACTCCCCTTTATTATGAGTCTATTCGTAATTTTAATAATTATACTCACTATAAATTATTAACATATGATAATGCATATGATTGTTTTTTTATTTCTAAGATTTTTGTTAGGTTTTATCAAAGCTCCATTTTTTAACCAACTAGTTACTCGTACTCAAAATATATAGAAGTTTATTTAAAGTCAATAAAATCAGGTTTGCTAAAATAAATATAATTGCTTAATTCTAATTATTACATATAATATCATTTTAAAATAAATAAGTATAGATTATATATTAATTCCAAAAACTAATGTTTCTTTTTTTTGCAAAAAGCTCAATATAGAATAATTTATTTTTTTGTTTTAGTTGTTTGTTGTATTTGTTAAATTGTTACAACCTGTAGAAAACTACTGGTATCACTATTGTATAAATTACTAAGGACAGTTAACTTGCTCAAAATTAAACATAACGATATTTCGATTCTTGATTCACCAATTCAATTTAGAGAGAAAATAATAGAATTAATTAAAAATGCAGAGAAGAGGATTTTTATAACAGCACTTTACATTCAAAATGATGAGGCTGGAAGAGAGATTTTAGAATTAATTTCTGAAAGAAAAAGATTAGTTCCTGATTTACAAGTTGAAATATTTGTTGATTTTCATAGAGCTCAAAGGGGTTTGATAGGAGATGATAATCAGGAAGGTAACAATGTTTTATACTCGAAATATGTTTCAAACGAATCTAGTCCATTAAACATTTATGGAGTTCCAGTAAAAATATATGAGGCTTTTGGTGTTTTGCACATGAAAGGATATATTTTTGATAATACTCTTTTATATACAGGAGCAAGCCTAAACAATGTTTATTTACATAAATTTGATAAATACAGACTTGACAGATACTTTATTATTGATTCTCGGCCTCTCACAGACTGTATGTGTAGTTATTTAAAAAAATACTTTCTATCCAATGATTCATTGGTCAAATTTTCCAATGCAAATAAAACAAACTCTAAATCTATTAAGGAAAAAATTAAAGTATTTGTAAAACATCTAAGGTCTTCTACTTATGATTCATTGAATTATTGTAAAGGAGGAAAAGGGGATATTTGTATTCAACCTATAATTGGATTTGGAAAAAAAGAAAATCATCTTAATAACATTATTCTTGAGCTAATAAGAAAAGCTGAAGTTTCATTAAAAATCTATACGCCGTATTTTAATATGCCTAGGACAATTTTGAAGGAATTGAAAAAAGCCATTCAAAGAGGTATAAAAATAACAATTATAGCTGGCGATAAAACAGCTAATGATTTTTATATAGATCCTGAAAAACCATTTAACAAGATTGGTGTTTTACCTTATTTATATGAAATGAATATGAAAAAATTTTTAGACAAGTATCATTCATACATCGAAAGCAATATGCTTTCAATTTTACTCTGGAAAGATGGTACAAACAGTTTTCATTTAAAAGGTGTTGAAACTGACGAAAAATATTATCTATTTACAGGACATAATCTCAACCCAAGGGCATGGAATTTGGATCTTGAAAATGGATTACTTGTAAGTGATTTGAATAAGACTATGAAGGAATCCTTAGAGAAAGAATTTAGTTTTATAACCCAAAACACAACTAAAATTATACACTCTAATGAGATGGAGTGCTTAGATGATTATCCTGAACAAGTAAGAAGGTATATAAAAAATATTCGAAGAATTAAACTAGACCTTCTGGTGAAAAAACTTCTATAAATTTAGAACAAGAGTGAAAGATATCCCATGTTGAGATTACTAGTTTTTTTTATTCTGTTTTTTTTGATTTCTTGTACTGATGTGGAAGAAAAGTTTAAGTATAAAGCTGATTTCATTGAGTTTAGCACAAAAGTTAATATTACTCTATATGACGTTCCCACCTCTGGTAAAAATGATGTGGAAAATGCAATATCACAAGTAAGGGAAATTTTTGCATATTATGACACATTGATGAACCCTGGAAAGGAGTATAGTGTGTTGTATAAATTTAACAGAAAAGAACCTGGAAAATTCTATAAAATACCAGAGGGGATGAGAAATATAATTGACGAATCTATGAGGATTAACAAAATTAGTGATGGGGCCTTTGATGTTGCAATCAACCAGTTGGTAGAATTATGGAAATTTGATGCAGATTCAGTTCCTGAAATTCCTGATGCTGACCAACTTGCATATCTTGTGGAAAGGTCAGGTAGTGATAAAATTATTGTCAAAAATGATAGTTTAAAATTTTTAACAGAGGAAGCTGACTTGGGGTTTGGTGCAATTGCAAAAGGAATGGCTGTGGATTCGGCTTCTCAATATCTAGTTTCTAAAGGGCTTAATAATTTTATTATTGAAGCTGGAGGTGATTTAAAAATTAGTGATGGAGCTATTCGAACAATCGGTGTTCAACATCCAAGAGAGAGAAATCAATTAATTGATACGCTAAAGGTTAAAAATAGTTCTATTGCTACTTCGGGAGATTACGAAAAGTATTTTATTTCTGATGGTGTTAGATATTGTCATATAATCAATCCAAAAATCGGTATGAGTAGTTCAGACTTAATCAGCGTTACAATTCTTAGCGATAAAGCATACCTTTCAGATTCCTATGCTACAGCCGTTTTTGTTCTTGGGTTAGACAAGGGAAGAGAGTTTATTGTAAAAAACAATCTAAAAGGCATTTTATGCTTTTTAGACGAAGAAAGTAATGTTGTAAAAGAATATGTTAATTATGACTAACATTGCCCAGTTCATTTTGGACGCTAATTGTATAAGTATTAAATTAAGATGAGCTTTTTTACTAGAAAAGGTAATTAAAAAAGGCTGAACGCTGAGCTTTTTTAGCTCAGAGGGGATAGTTTTAGTGATTAAGGATTGCTGTTTGTTTTAGTTCAGTTTTTCTGAAAAGCTGAAAACTTTGTTTTCAAAGTAGTCGTAGAAAAAATTTATAAAAAACTGGTAGATTGTCTTAAATTTTACACTTTAGCCTCTATAATTTAAACATGGAAAATGTGGGTTCTGAGTATAAAGAATAGTTAAAAGTACAAATTCCGCAGTTAAAGCAATTTTAATATTGACTTTAGAGTTTTAAAGTTCTATATTCTGCAAATGTTGATGCACCCTTAGCTCAGCTGGATAGAGCAACGGATTTCTAATCCGTAGGTCAGAGGTTCGAATCCTCTAGGGTGTATAAAAAAAGACAGCTCGAATGATCTGTCTTTTTTATTTTATATATTTTCTTATATATATGGGGATATCAATATTAAAATTATACAATTTTTTAGTAGGCGATGAAAAAAATACTTTAATATATTATGATTGCAATGTTA encodes the following:
- the pssA gene encoding CDP-diacylglycerol--serine O-phosphatidyltransferase; translated protein: MLKIKHNDISILDSPIQFREKIIELIKNAEKRIFITALYIQNDEAGREILELISERKRLVPDLQVEIFVDFHRAQRGLIGDDNQEGNNVLYSKYVSNESSPLNIYGVPVKIYEAFGVLHMKGYIFDNTLLYTGASLNNVYLHKFDKYRLDRYFIIDSRPLTDCMCSYLKKYFLSNDSLVKFSNANKTNSKSIKEKIKVFVKHLRSSTYDSLNYCKGGKGDICIQPIIGFGKKENHLNNIILELIRKAEVSLKIYTPYFNMPRTILKELKKAIQRGIKITIIAGDKTANDFYIDPEKPFNKIGVLPYLYEMNMKKFLDKYHSYIESNMLSILLWKDGTNSFHLKGVETDEKYYLFTGHNLNPRAWNLDLENGLLVSDLNKTMKESLEKEFSFITQNTTKIIHSNEMECLDDYPEQVRRYIKNIRRIKLDLLVKKLL
- a CDS encoding FAD:protein FMN transferase, whose protein sequence is MLRLLVFFILFFLISCTDVEEKFKYKADFIEFSTKVNITLYDVPTSGKNDVENAISQVREIFAYYDTLMNPGKEYSVLYKFNRKEPGKFYKIPEGMRNIIDESMRINKISDGAFDVAINQLVELWKFDADSVPEIPDADQLAYLVERSGSDKIIVKNDSLKFLTEEADLGFGAIAKGMAVDSASQYLVSKGLNNFIIEAGGDLKISDGAIRTIGVQHPRERNQLIDTLKVKNSSIATSGDYEKYFISDGVRYCHIINPKIGMSSSDLISVTILSDKAYLSDSYATAVFVLGLDKGREFIVKNNLKGILCFLDEESNVVKEYVNYD